A stretch of the Hippocampus zosterae strain Florida chromosome 18, ASM2543408v3, whole genome shotgun sequence genome encodes the following:
- the man1b1a gene encoding endoplasmic reticulum mannosyl-oligosaccharide 1,2-alpha-mannosidase isoform X1, producing the protein MATIFPSHANMMYPPTRKDFISLTLTDPTCNIYNNGKHRKQSYWRKWKQLSRLQRSLILFFLAVALVLALLSYSRMSTSRTGSSKKEDWLETNDDRLKSEFLHGKVQPVVGPNSMTDKGPNLPIFQSPPINKKFPNKRGPPSLKKPANASHTLLEKQDVQLPGEKENGEKEKKLVSWRGAMIEADQVTEPPPSANEKVAAVAPAPAAFVPTTGLPVGVDRLEAVRDAFRHAWKGYKMYAWGHDELKPISKSFSEWFGLGLTLIDSLDTMWMMDLKEEFAEAKQWIEKELSFNQNVDVNLFETTIRILGGLLSTYHQTGDQLFLNKAKDLGSRLMPAFKTPSKIPFSDVNIGKGTAHPPRWTSDSSMAEVTSIQLEFRELSRLTQDPQYKEAVDEVMKQVHKLPGKHDGLIPMFINTNSGQFTHRGIYTLGARADSYYEYLLKQWLQGGKSEDELLEDYIEAINGVKKHLVRQTGPHKWTFVGELSHNRFSPKMDHLVCFLPGTLALGAHNGLPGDHMDLAAQLMETCYHMYAQMETGLSPEIVHFNLHAADGHDIFVKPADRHNLLRPETVESLFYMYRFTKDPKYREWGWEILQSFNRYTKVSEGGYTSINNVRDPTNLEPRDKMESFFLGETLKYLYLLFSDDMELLSLDKYVFNTEAHPLPIWPSPPK; encoded by the exons ATGGCCACCATCTTCCCTTCACATGCAAATATGATGTATCCACCGACCAGAAAGGATTTCATCTCTCTTACTCTCACCGACCCAACCTGTAACATTTACAACAATGGGAAACACCGCAAACAGTCCTACTGGAGG AAATGGAAGCAGCTGTCTCGACTTCAGCGCAGCCTTATCCTCTTCTTTCTTGCCGTTGCACTCGTATTGGCACTACTCTCCTATTCCCGCATGTCGACGTCAAGGACTG GTTCATCAAAAAAGGAAGACTGGCTGGAAACGAATGATGATCGGTTGAAGTCTGAATTTCTCCATGGCAAGGTTCAACCTGTTGTTGGCCCAAATTCCATGACTGACAAAGGACCAAATCTCCCCATTTTTCAAAGCCCTCCCATAAAT AAGAAATTTCCAAACAAGAGAGGTCCACCAAGTCTGAAGAAACCTGCAAACGCTTCACACACACTTTTGGAAAAACAAGATGTACAATTACCAGGTGAAAAGGAAAacggagagaaagaaaaaaagttggtcaG CTGGAGAGGAGCAATGATTGAAGCCGATCAGGTCACTGAGCCTCCACCCTCGGCCAATGAGAAGGTTGCTGCAGTCGCCCCAGCACCAGCCGCTTTTGTCCCAACCACTG GTTTACCTGTCGGTGTGGACAGGCTGGAGGCTGTGCGTGATGCCTTTCGACACGCGTGGAAGGGCTACAAGATGTACGCCTGGGGCCACGATGAGCTCAAGCCCATCTCCAAGTCTTTCAGCGAGTGGTTTGGCCTGGGTTTGACCCTCATTGATTCTCTGGACACCATGTGGATGATGGACTTGAAAGAAG AGTTTGCAGAGGCAAAGCAATGGATAGAGAAGGAGCTTTCTTTCAACCAAAATGTGGATGTGAATCTGTTTGAGACAACCATTCGCATCCTCGGAGGTCTGCTGAGTACCTATCATCAAACTGGAGACCAACTGTTCCTAAATAAAGCC AAAGACCTCGGCTCCAGATTGATGCCTGCCTTCAAAACCCCCTCAAAGATTCCTTTCTCTGACGTGAATATCGGGAAGGGAACAGCTCACCCACCCCGATGGACGTCCGACAGCTCCATGGCGGAGGTCACGAGCATTCAGCTGGAATTTCGAGAGCTGAGCCGCCTCACTCAGGACCCACAGTACAAG gaGGCTGTAGATGAGGTCATGAAGCAGGTCCACAAGCTGCCGGGCAAACACGACGGACTGATACCGATGTTCATCAACACCAACAGCGGGCAGTTCACTCACCGAGGCATCTATACGCTGGGCGCCAGGGCGGACAGCTACTATGAATACCTGCTCAAGCAGTGGCTCCAGGGAGGCAAGAGCGAAGACGA GCTTTTGGAGGACTACATTGAAGCCATCAACGGAGTGAAAAAGCACCTGGTTCGACAGACGGGGCCGCACAAATGGACCTTTGTTGGAGAGCTGTCCCATAACCGCTTCAGTCCCAAAATG GACCACCTGGTGTGCTTCCTGCCGGGAACCCTGGCACTGGGAGCCCACAATGGCCTTCCTGGGGACCACATGGATTTAGCGGCACAGTTAATGGAGACTTGTTACCACATGTACGCACAGATGGAGACCGGCCTTAGCCCAGAGATCGTGCACTTCAACCTGCATGCCGCTGACGgccatgacatttttgtcaag cCTGCAGACCGACATAACCTGCTGCGACCAGAAACCGTCGAAAGTCTGTTCTACATGTACAGATTCACAAAGGACCCCAAGTACAGAGAGTGGGGATGGGAAATTCTGCAGAGTTTCAATAGGTACACCAAg gtctcAGAGGGAGGCTACACATCTATCAACAACGTCCGTGACCCCACGAACCTGGAGCCCAGGGACAAAATGGAAAGTTTCTTCCTGGGAGAGACATTGAAGTACCTCTACCTGCTCTTTTCCGACGACATGGAACTTCTCAGTCTGGACAAATACGTCTTCAACACCGAGGCCCACCCACTCCCCATATGGCCCTCTCCGCCCAAGTGA
- the man1b1a gene encoding endoplasmic reticulum mannosyl-oligosaccharide 1,2-alpha-mannosidase isoform X2 codes for MATIFPSHANMMYPPTRKDFISLTLTDPTCNIYNNGKHRKQSYWRKWKQLSRLQRSLILFFLAVALVLALLSYSRMSTSRTGSSKKEDWLETNDDRLKSEFLHGKVQPVVGPNSMTDKGPNLPIFQSPPINKFPNKRGPPSLKKPANASHTLLEKQDVQLPGEKENGEKEKKLVSWRGAMIEADQVTEPPPSANEKVAAVAPAPAAFVPTTGLPVGVDRLEAVRDAFRHAWKGYKMYAWGHDELKPISKSFSEWFGLGLTLIDSLDTMWMMDLKEEFAEAKQWIEKELSFNQNVDVNLFETTIRILGGLLSTYHQTGDQLFLNKAKDLGSRLMPAFKTPSKIPFSDVNIGKGTAHPPRWTSDSSMAEVTSIQLEFRELSRLTQDPQYKEAVDEVMKQVHKLPGKHDGLIPMFINTNSGQFTHRGIYTLGARADSYYEYLLKQWLQGGKSEDELLEDYIEAINGVKKHLVRQTGPHKWTFVGELSHNRFSPKMDHLVCFLPGTLALGAHNGLPGDHMDLAAQLMETCYHMYAQMETGLSPEIVHFNLHAADGHDIFVKPADRHNLLRPETVESLFYMYRFTKDPKYREWGWEILQSFNRYTKVSEGGYTSINNVRDPTNLEPRDKMESFFLGETLKYLYLLFSDDMELLSLDKYVFNTEAHPLPIWPSPPK; via the exons ATGGCCACCATCTTCCCTTCACATGCAAATATGATGTATCCACCGACCAGAAAGGATTTCATCTCTCTTACTCTCACCGACCCAACCTGTAACATTTACAACAATGGGAAACACCGCAAACAGTCCTACTGGAGG AAATGGAAGCAGCTGTCTCGACTTCAGCGCAGCCTTATCCTCTTCTTTCTTGCCGTTGCACTCGTATTGGCACTACTCTCCTATTCCCGCATGTCGACGTCAAGGACTG GTTCATCAAAAAAGGAAGACTGGCTGGAAACGAATGATGATCGGTTGAAGTCTGAATTTCTCCATGGCAAGGTTCAACCTGTTGTTGGCCCAAATTCCATGACTGACAAAGGACCAAATCTCCCCATTTTTCAAAGCCCTCCCATAAAT AAATTTCCAAACAAGAGAGGTCCACCAAGTCTGAAGAAACCTGCAAACGCTTCACACACACTTTTGGAAAAACAAGATGTACAATTACCAGGTGAAAAGGAAAacggagagaaagaaaaaaagttggtcaG CTGGAGAGGAGCAATGATTGAAGCCGATCAGGTCACTGAGCCTCCACCCTCGGCCAATGAGAAGGTTGCTGCAGTCGCCCCAGCACCAGCCGCTTTTGTCCCAACCACTG GTTTACCTGTCGGTGTGGACAGGCTGGAGGCTGTGCGTGATGCCTTTCGACACGCGTGGAAGGGCTACAAGATGTACGCCTGGGGCCACGATGAGCTCAAGCCCATCTCCAAGTCTTTCAGCGAGTGGTTTGGCCTGGGTTTGACCCTCATTGATTCTCTGGACACCATGTGGATGATGGACTTGAAAGAAG AGTTTGCAGAGGCAAAGCAATGGATAGAGAAGGAGCTTTCTTTCAACCAAAATGTGGATGTGAATCTGTTTGAGACAACCATTCGCATCCTCGGAGGTCTGCTGAGTACCTATCATCAAACTGGAGACCAACTGTTCCTAAATAAAGCC AAAGACCTCGGCTCCAGATTGATGCCTGCCTTCAAAACCCCCTCAAAGATTCCTTTCTCTGACGTGAATATCGGGAAGGGAACAGCTCACCCACCCCGATGGACGTCCGACAGCTCCATGGCGGAGGTCACGAGCATTCAGCTGGAATTTCGAGAGCTGAGCCGCCTCACTCAGGACCCACAGTACAAG gaGGCTGTAGATGAGGTCATGAAGCAGGTCCACAAGCTGCCGGGCAAACACGACGGACTGATACCGATGTTCATCAACACCAACAGCGGGCAGTTCACTCACCGAGGCATCTATACGCTGGGCGCCAGGGCGGACAGCTACTATGAATACCTGCTCAAGCAGTGGCTCCAGGGAGGCAAGAGCGAAGACGA GCTTTTGGAGGACTACATTGAAGCCATCAACGGAGTGAAAAAGCACCTGGTTCGACAGACGGGGCCGCACAAATGGACCTTTGTTGGAGAGCTGTCCCATAACCGCTTCAGTCCCAAAATG GACCACCTGGTGTGCTTCCTGCCGGGAACCCTGGCACTGGGAGCCCACAATGGCCTTCCTGGGGACCACATGGATTTAGCGGCACAGTTAATGGAGACTTGTTACCACATGTACGCACAGATGGAGACCGGCCTTAGCCCAGAGATCGTGCACTTCAACCTGCATGCCGCTGACGgccatgacatttttgtcaag cCTGCAGACCGACATAACCTGCTGCGACCAGAAACCGTCGAAAGTCTGTTCTACATGTACAGATTCACAAAGGACCCCAAGTACAGAGAGTGGGGATGGGAAATTCTGCAGAGTTTCAATAGGTACACCAAg gtctcAGAGGGAGGCTACACATCTATCAACAACGTCCGTGACCCCACGAACCTGGAGCCCAGGGACAAAATGGAAAGTTTCTTCCTGGGAGAGACATTGAAGTACCTCTACCTGCTCTTTTCCGACGACATGGAACTTCTCAGTCTGGACAAATACGTCTTCAACACCGAGGCCCACCCACTCCCCATATGGCCCTCTCCGCCCAAGTGA